A window of the Cucurbita pepo subsp. pepo cultivar mu-cu-16 chromosome LG01, ASM280686v2, whole genome shotgun sequence genome harbors these coding sequences:
- the LOC111776350 gene encoding uncharacterized protein LOC111776350 isoform X3 codes for MRERGKALAVYSNDMDFYSSASEFPCKKHPSSSSVGICADCLKDRLIKLVCSDCGEQRLSSCSCSEISSNRNSCTVEVGSVGRVSFLIENERNGVSLLGPMKPKMEKREEIVLLERSSSSCVESKKSGFWRIGNFFRKKREKGCERSSVCGFDEKSDICMVDYMGVSRSRSLCSFRGGGHFGSEDGGDMVVSGGRSSISGARTSSVNGGLVCDSARRSGFSETEPRKSGFESDHRDCGNYESDHNGFSLASRRVFSLKESDFNGMDESGFIDFKLDFTSETRPDISVPKMGLGLGLGLGPFSNPNSAFGSSRAFDMALCSGSTGQGMIGSGGGSCRITVSDRGIKKGRKSLKSWKWIFKHPPNWANAATSRKKEEELMSKT; via the coding sequence ATGAGGGAGAGAGGCAAAGCTCTGGCGGTTTACAGCAACGATATGGACTTCTATTCCTCTGCTTCTGAGTTTCCCTGTAAGAAAcacccttcttcttcctctgttgGTATCTGTGCTGATTGTTTGAAAGATCGGTTGATCAAGCTTGTTTGTTCTGACTGTGGGGAGCAGAGGCTCTCCTCCTGCTCCTGCTCTGAGATCTCGTCTAATCGAAATTCATGTACTGTGGAAGTGGGAAGTGTTGGGAGAGTTTCGTTTTTAATTGAGAATGAGAGAAATGGCGTTTCGTTGTTGGGTCCGATGAAGCCCAAGATGGAGAAAAGGGAGGAGATCGTGCTTCTGGAGAGAAGCAGTAGTAGCTGTGTGGAGAGTAAGAAGAGTGGGTTTTGGAGGATCGGGAATTTTTTCAGGAAAAAGAGGGAGAAGGGATGTGAGAGATCAAGCGTCTGCGGGTTTGATGAAAAGAGCGATATTTGTATGGTTGATTACATGGGTGTCTCAAGATCGAGATCTCTCTGTAGTTTTCGTGGCGGCGGGCATTTTGGGTCGGAGGACGGCGGAGACATGGTGGTTTCTGGTGGCCGGAGCTCGATTTCCGGTGCAAGAACATCTAGTGTCAATGGAGGACTCGTCTGTGATTCCGCCAGAAGAAGTGGATTCAGCGAAACAGAGCCAAGAAAAAGCGGTTTCGAGAGCGATCACAGAGATTGTGGAAATTATGAAAGCGATCACAATGGGTTCAGTTTAGCTAGTAGACgtgtattttctttaaaagaaagCGATTTTAACGGGATGGATGAATCTGGGTTCATAGATTTCAAGTTGGATTTCACATCAGAAACAAGGCCAGACATCTCTGTTCCCAAAATGGGTCTGGGTCTGGGTCTGGGTTTGGGACCTTTCTCAAACCCCAACTCTGCATTTGGGAGCTCGAGGGCTTTCGACATGGCGCTTTGCAGTGGCTCCACCGGCCAAGGGATGATCGGCAGCGGCGGAGGTTCCTGTAGAATAACAGTCAGTGACAGAGGGATAAAGAAGGGGAGGAAAAGCTTGAAATCATGGAAATGGATATTCAAGCATCCACCAAACTGGGCAAATGCTGCAACATcgaggaagaaagaggaagaattaATGTCTAAAACTTGA
- the LOC111776378 gene encoding uncharacterized protein LOC111776378, protein MYVTRPLSLYRNSPSALSLPPPEGPSSGILVIKDEAAESKWLFGMLKDETVSVPPFPQNKKLWLSNTMVVGTNTFVDYIYALFIPVLDQPLSFNQYYIIKSQGSEKGLAYVSSKDEGRSRLLGVADAPLQKFDPTNAYQKFEISNDAFCGKPNGFVFKSVASDGITPYSMTRKGWRAYTKTLDTFQPTAEALGLDAALRARLPQLTFSLPCRSSTPVVVGKWYCPFIFVRELGVDYQIKNSPYYEMTLEQSWEEIFGCGNYRDAGRGVAVDVSVKKEVVSVEGKAVGGVSVSDGVAWLVPTRVGLSLAVVERMRWEEQRGGFEWVGEGGEKEVKVHRREEFEGVGMWKRFGCYVLVERFVLKRRDGSLVLTWEFRHTHQIRTKWE, encoded by the exons ATGTATGTAACAAGGCCGCTTTCTCTGTACAGAAACTCGCCGTCGGCGTTGTCTCTGCCGCCGCCGGAGGGTCCGAGTTCGGGGATTTTGGTGATCAAAGACGAAGCTGCAGAATCCAAATGGCTATTCGGAATGCTGAAGGATGAAACGGTGAGCGTCCCTCCTTTCCCTCAGAACAAGAAGCTGTGGCTTTCAAATACGATGGTCGTGGGTACCAATACCTTCGTTGACTACATATACGCCCTGTTCATTCCAGTTCTTGATCAGCCCCTGTCTTTTAACCAATACTATATCATCAAATCCCAAGGAAGTGAAAAAGG GCTAGCGTATGTAAGTTCAAAGGATGAAGGGCGGAGCCGATTGCTCGGCGTTGCTGATGCACCGCTACAAAAGTTCGACCCAACAAACGCATACCAAAAATTCGAAATCAGTAACGACGCATTCTGTGGGAAACCCAATGGTTTTGTGTTCAAATCCGTGGCTTCCGACGGAATTACTCCATATTCCATGACACGCAAGGGCTGGAGAGCTTACACCAAAACTCTTGACACTTTCCAACCCACCGCCGAAGCGCTCGGCCTTGACGCCGCACTGCGTGCACGCCTCCCTCAGCTCACCTTCTCGCTGCCCTGCAGATCATCCACCCCTGTTGTTGTAGGGAAGTGGTACTGCCCTTTCATTTTCGTTCGAGAATTGGGGGTTGATTATCAGATCAAGAACTCTCCCTATTACGAAATGACCCTCGAACAGAGCTGGGAGGAGATTTTTGGGTGTGGGAATTACAGGGATGCAGGGAGAGGGGTGGCCGTGGATGTTTCTGTTAAGAAGGAAGTGGTGTCGGTTGAAGGGAAGGCGGTGGGTGGTGTGAGTGTCAGCGACGGCGTTGCGTGGTTGGTTCCGACGAGGGTGGGGCTGAGCTTGGCGGTTGTGGAGAGGATGAGATGGGAGGAGCAGAGAGGTGGGTTTGAATGGGTTGGAGAAGGAGGGGAGAAGGAAGTGAAGGTGCATAGAAGGGAGGAGTTTGAAGGAGTGGGAATGTGGAAGAGATTTGGATGTTATGTGTTGGTGGAGAGGTTTGTGCTTAAGAGAAGGGATGGGAGTTTGGTTCTTACTTGGGAATTTAGGCACACCCATCAAATTAGAACCAAATgggagtga